A region of the Campylobacter subantarcticus LMG 24377 genome:
CGTATTGAGCCAGAAGTTGCTGATGAGACTTTTGAACTTGATCGTTGTATAGAGTGTGGAATTTGTGTTGCTTCTTGTGCGACCAAGTTAATGAGACCTGACTTTATCGCAGCTACTGGACTTTTAAGAACAGCTAGATATTTACAAGATCCACATGATCATAGAACTATAGAAGATTTTTATGAATTAGTGGGTGATGATGATGGTGTATTTGGATGTATGTCTTTACTTGCATGTGAAGATAATTGTCCAAAAGAACTGCCTTTACAAAGTAAAATTGCTTATATGAGAAGACAGCTTGTCGCTCAAAGAAACAAATAATCCTAGCCCCCAAGAAAAAGGGGCTCTTAAAACCTTACTAAAACAAATTTGGCAAAATCATAGTGTTTATCTTGACATAAATACACTTTTTGATGAAAGTTTAATTGACGCTCAAAAAGCAGCAATTATTTTAAGTACTAATCTTGATAATTATGAAAGATTTAGCGCTTTGAATGAATTTAAAAATTTGATGAAAAGTTTAAATTTACGCTTAGATCTTTATGGTATACAGTATGCACAGGTTTGTTTTATTAATGCTTTAAATTTGGGAATTTTAGACAAAAATGAGCTTTTAAAAGCCTTAGAAAAACTTCAAAAAATCACCAATAATGCCCTGATATATGCTTTTGTATCTAAGCAAAAGATTATTCAAAAAGATTATAAACAAGAATTTCAAAACTCACATCAAACATTAGATTTGATTAATCAAAACTTGCAAGAACTTTGTGAAGATGAAAAAGCTCAAAAACTCTTACAAGAAGCTTTGGTTAAATTTAGTAATATTGATTTTTCCATTGCGGTAACAGGTGTGGTAAATGCAGGTAAATCAAGTATGCTAAATGTACTTTTAAAAAAAGATTTTTTAGGAGTATCAAATGTACCTGAAACTGCAAATTTAAGTGTTTTAAAATATGGTCAAGAATATAAGGCTAAGATATATTTTTGGAATGAAGAAGAATGGCAAGATATTTTAAAAAGCTCCAAAGATAATCAAGATATGCAAGATTTTATAAAGCAATTAGAGCAAAATTTTAATCTAAATGAGTATATTAAAAAAGAAAATAAAAATATAGAAATAAATTTTGATGAATTAAAAAATTACACTAGTGCAAAAAACAAAATCTCAGCACTTATTAAAAAAATAGAGCTTTTTGCATCGCTTGATTTTTTAAAAGATAATGTTTGCATAGTTGATACTCCAGGGCTTGATGATGTGATTATCCAAAGAGAGCTTTTAACAAAAGCATATATAAAAAAGGCTGATTTTTTAATTCATCTTATGAATATTTCTCAAAGTCTTAGTCAAAAAGATTGTGATTTTATTGTAGAATGCTTGCTAACTTCAAGGGTCAGTAAACTTTTGATTGTACTTACCAAGACTGACTTGCTTAGTCAAAAAGACTTGCAAGAAGTAATTAGCTATACTAAAAATAAACTCAAAGAAAATTTAGCACAAAAGCAGTTGAGCCAAGAATTATTAGATAATGTAGATTTTGTGTGTATTTCTTCAAAACTAGCTAATGATTTTTATCAAAAAAGAGGTGGAAATTTAGAACAAAGTAATATTTTGGCACTAGAAGAACTTATAGTTAAAAGCTTATATGATAAAAATAAAATCGCCCTAAATGCTTATAAAAAAGAATTATTATTACATTTGGAAAAAATAGAAGAAAAAATTAAATTTTCTAATAAAATGCTAAATTATGAAAGCTTTGAATTTAATAAGCAAAATCAAGCTATTGTCAATGATTTTAAAGCAAAAAAAGAAAAATTAATGCAAGTAAAAGCAGAACTAAGCGCTATTTTTAATACAAAAGATGAAAATACTCAAGAAATTTTAACGCTTTTGCATTTGCTAGCTAAGAAATTAAAAGAAAAACTCATAGATGAACTAAAATATAATCAAAATAATAAAATCAAAAACAACACTCAAAGATTAAACACCATTATCGATACGACTTTAAAAGATGGAATTTTTGATCTTTTAAGAGAATTAAAACAGCAAAGTGAGTATAAGATCAATGCGCTTAAAAATACACTAAGTGTGAAATATGATTTTTTAAAAGCTATTTTAGAGCAAAATTGTGATGATTTTAAAAGTAAGGTTGAAACAAAAATAGAAAGCATTTTTACCAATGATCTTTTTATGGCATTAAAAGCAGGGCTTTTAAAAAATTTAGAATTTACTCAAGATATTTATAAACTAGAAAGTTCTTTAGAAAATCAGATTTTAGAAAAATTACAAACACTTAATATAGGAAAAATTGCTCTAGATTTAAAAAATAATCAAGAATTTTTTACTAATTTAGAGTTTAGTTTGAATTTATATGAAAAAGAGCAAGAAGAACAAATCAAAGACTTAAAAGACTTGATTTTGCAAATAGAGCAAAATGAGCAAAATTCCAAAGAGCTTTTAGAAAAAAATAAAACAAAATTACAAAGTTTAAAGACTATAAAAATGGAGCTTTTAAATGCAAAATGATTTGATTAATGATTTTTTAAAAGCTTATGAAAGTGCTTATAATAAAAGTTTTGATGATAGTTTTGAAGGAAAGATTTTAGCAATCAAAAATGCATTTTTAGAGCCAAGTTTACATTTAAATGATGTCTTTTTAAAAGATCTTGAAATGATCATAGCTAGCTATAAAAAAGCCATTAATGTAGCTATTATAGGGCAATTTTCCAGTGGTAAATCCACACTTTTAAATTTGATTTTACAAAAAGAATGCCTGCCAACAGGCGTGGTGCCAGTGACTTTTAAGCCTACTTTTTTACGCTATGCTAAGGAATATTTTTTAAGAGTTGAATATGAAGATGGTAGTGATGAGATTGTTGATATAAATGAGCTTTCTAAATTTAGTGATCAAAGAAATGAGCTAAAAGAAACTAAAAGTTTGCACCTTTTTGCACCTATTGAGCTTTTAAAAGATATCACACTTATAGATACCCCGGGTTTAAATGCAAACACCACCGATACGCTAACTACTTTTAAAGAGCTTTCTTTTATGCATAGTGCTATTTGGCTTAGTTTGATTGATAATGCAGGTAAAAAAAGTGAAGAAGATGCCATAAAGGCAAATGCTAAGCTTTTAGAGCGTGGTGGGATTTGCGTGCTAAATCAAAAAGATAAGTTAAGTCAAGATGAGTTAGAAAATGTTTTAAATTACGCTCATTTAGTTTTTGATAAGTATTTTGAAAAAATCATCGCAATTTCATGCAAAGAAGCAAAATTTGATTTACAAAAGTCAAATTTACCTTTACTTTATGAGTATTTAAAAGAACTTGATTATGAGTGCATTAAAAAAGATTTTATTAAAGAAAAACTTAGTAATTTATGCGAGCTTTTGTCAAATCAATATGATTTGTTTCAAAATGCACTAGAGCAATTAGAGCTTAAATTTAATGCTATTTTGCAAACTTTTGAAGTAAGCAAGCTAGAGCAAAAAATCAAAATTTTAAATCATAATTGTTTAGATAAATTAAAACTTGTTGGAGAGAAAATCGCTCAAGAAATTTTAAAATTTATCAAAGAAAAAGATAGTAGTTATTATAAAGAAGCTAAGGGTTTATTTAAGAAAAATCTTTATGAAAAAGTTGCTTATAAAGCACCGTATCTTTCAAGCGATGATGCGTTTTTAGCTATGTTTTATAATTCTGAAGCAATGAATAAGGAATTTAAAAGATTAAAAAATGAAATTGCTTTAGAATTTAGTCAAATCAAAGATGATTTTTACTTATTTTTTACTCATTTAGAAGAGCAAATTTTGCTTTTTAAAGCTCAATTTTCAAATTTACAAAAAGAGAATGCCTTAGAAAGCGAAAAAGAATTTGCTAGTTTTAGAAGCTTTGCTAGTGCTAGTGAGGAGTTTTTTTTAAAAGATTTTAAGCAGTTGTTGTTTAAAAGCCAACTTGAGCTTGATTTATTTTTAGAAAAGCTTAATCTAAAAGCTTTGGCAAATTATGAAAGTGCTACTAAACTTACCTTGGGATTTTTTAGTGCCAAAATGAATGCGAGTAAAGAATTTTACGAACTTGATAGCACTGAGTTTAGCTTGTATCATCCAAAAGCAAGTGAAGTGCATCAAAGAGTATTAACCGAGCTTAATGTATATGAATTTGAAGATTTGCTTTTAAATAAGCCCGTAGTTTTAAAAATTTATAAAAATTATATGCAAAGTTTTGTTGATTTTGCAGAAGCTAAAAGACAGATTATTTTGAATTTAAAAAGTGAATTTGAAGCTAAAAAATCAATGATTTCTAGCATCAAATCCCAAATTTCTAAGCTTTAAATATTGCTTCTAAATGCTTTTTGTAGTTTTCTAAATATGTTGGTATTTGTGGGTTTTTACATACATCATTGCATATAAAAGTAGGTAAGGCACTCATTCCTAAAAACTCATGTGCTTTGTGAAAGTGTAAATACACTCCATCAACCCCAGCTCCATTAAAGAATTCATTCTCGTCATCAAAAGCTTGTATTGGAGCGTTCCAAGTTAGCGAAAGTATGTATTTTTTTATTTTTTAAAAGTTCACCTGTGCCATAATTTTAGTAGGTTCATTATGACTTCTACCATCGTTTTTATAAAATACTCCATGTCCAGCTGTGAAAACATCATCAATGTATTTTTTCACTATCCAAAGCTCTCCCATCCACCAACCAGGCATTTGCCAAATCAAAACATCAGCATTTAGAATTTTTCCTACCTCATCGTTTGTGTTATAGCCTTGATCTATGTGTGTTTGTTGAGTTTATAAACTAAGCTCTTGCAAAGTTTTAAGTGCAAGTTAATGTAAGCTTGTGCTTAGTTTTCCTTTGGAGTATCCAAAGTCTTTTGCGCCATTTAATAACGATACTTTTTGCATATTTTTCCTTTTTACGTTTTTTAAAATTATAATTTAACTATAATTTTATTTCAATACTAAAATTTATATAAGATACTATATAAGAGGAAAGTATATGGAAGAAAAGTGCGATTTTGCAGAATGTGGGTTT
Encoded here:
- a CDS encoding dynamin family protein, with product MQNDLINDFLKAYESAYNKSFDDSFEGKILAIKNAFLEPSLHLNDVFLKDLEMIIASYKKAINVAIIGQFSSGKSTLLNLILQKECLPTGVVPVTFKPTFLRYAKEYFLRVEYEDGSDEIVDINELSKFSDQRNELKETKSLHLFAPIELLKDITLIDTPGLNANTTDTLTTFKELSFMHSAIWLSLIDNAGKKSEEDAIKANAKLLERGGICVLNQKDKLSQDELENVLNYAHLVFDKYFEKIIAISCKEAKFDLQKSNLPLLYEYLKELDYECIKKDFIKEKLSNLCELLSNQYDLFQNALEQLELKFNAILQTFEVSKLEQKIKILNHNCLDKLKLVGEKIAQEILKFIKEKDSSYYKEAKGLFKKNLYEKVAYKAPYLSSDDAFLAMFYNSEAMNKEFKRLKNEIALEFSQIKDDFYLFFTHLEEQILLFKAQFSNLQKENALESEKEFASFRSFASASEEFFLKDFKQLLFKSQLELDLFLEKLNLKALANYESATKLTLGFFSAKMNASKEFYELDSTEFSLYHPKASEVHQRVLTELNVYEFEDLLLNKPVVLKIYKNYMQSFVDFAEAKRQIILNLKSEFEAKKSMISSIKSQISKL
- a CDS encoding dynamin family protein, whose product is MSLKETNNPSPQEKGALKTLLKQIWQNHSVYLDINTLFDESLIDAQKAAIILSTNLDNYERFSALNEFKNLMKSLNLRLDLYGIQYAQVCFINALNLGILDKNELLKALEKLQKITNNALIYAFVSKQKIIQKDYKQEFQNSHQTLDLINQNLQELCEDEKAQKLLQEALVKFSNIDFSIAVTGVVNAGKSSMLNVLLKKDFLGVSNVPETANLSVLKYGQEYKAKIYFWNEEEWQDILKSSKDNQDMQDFIKQLEQNFNLNEYIKKENKNIEINFDELKNYTSAKNKISALIKKIELFASLDFLKDNVCIVDTPGLDDVIIQRELLTKAYIKKADFLIHLMNISQSLSQKDCDFIVECLLTSRVSKLLIVLTKTDLLSQKDLQEVISYTKNKLKENLAQKQLSQELLDNVDFVCISSKLANDFYQKRGGNLEQSNILALEELIVKSLYDKNKIALNAYKKELLLHLEKIEEKIKFSNKMLNYESFEFNKQNQAIVNDFKAKKEKLMQVKAELSAIFNTKDENTQEILTLLHLLAKKLKEKLIDELKYNQNNKIKNNTQRLNTIIDTTLKDGIFDLLRELKQQSEYKINALKNTLSVKYDFLKAILEQNCDDFKSKVETKIESIFTNDLFMALKAGLLKNLEFTQDIYKLESSLENQILEKLQTLNIGKIALDLKNNQEFFTNLEFSLNLYEKEQEEQIKDLKDLILQIEQNEQNSKELLEKNKTKLQSLKTIKMELLNAK